The Pollutimonas sp. M17 sequence CTCGAAATACCGCGCGACGGCGGCGGCGTCGGAGCGGGCCTGGCGCATCGGCTTGCCCGTGTCCTTCGACTCGATCCGGGCCAGCTCCTCGTGGTTGTCCTGCAAGGCGCGGCTGACACGCAAGAGCAGCCTGCTGCGTTCGGCGGGCGCCATCCTGCCCCATGCGCCCTCGAAGGCCGCACGGGCGGCCCGAACGGCCACGTCGATGTCGGCTTCACCCGACCGGGCGATCTCCGCATAAAGCAGCCCGTTGGATGGATCGATAACCGGCACGGTCTGTCCCGCCAGCGCGCTTACCCATTGATTGGCAATGAAATTCTTGTGCATCATGGCATCTGTCCCGTAGTGATTGGCTTGCATGCGGCCGTGGCGCTCGTATCGCGCGCTTTCGATATTGGCGTCCCTGCTGCCGGCTTTCCGAATTGTTATTCTACGATGAAGGCCTTATTTGATTGCACACGAAGATGAATACTGAGAAACGCCGCATACTGCTGGCCGGCGGCGGGGACCTGTGCCGCCGCACTGGAGATATCCTGCTTGCCCAAGGCCACGATGTCTGGGCCTTGCGCCGGCACCCGCCCGCCGACGATACGGCCGGCCTGCGCTGGCTGGCCGCCGATCTGAGCCAGGCCGCCACGCTGGCCGCCCTGCCGGGCGGCATCAGCCATGTGCTTTACGCCGTGGCGCCGGGCGAGCGCAGCCCGCAAGCCTACCGCTCCGTGTTCCTGGACGGCGCCGCCAACCTGCTGGCGGCGCTGAACCATGAGGCCCTGCGGCGTTTCGTGTTCGTTTCGTCGTCCGCGGTGTATGGCGCCAGCGAAGACTGGGTCGATGAGGATACGCCGGCCCGGCCGCAAGGGTATAACGGCGAAATAGTGCTGGAAGCCGAGAATCACCTGCGGCGGAGCCTGGGCCGCAAGGCCGTGACACTGCGTCTGTCGGGGCTATATGGGCCGGGCCGCACGCAATTGCTGGACAGGCTGCGCCAGGGCCGGGCCGCCGTCATCCAGGATCCGCCCCATTGGACAAATCGTATGCATATTGAGGATGCGGCGCGCGCCTGCGCCCATTTGCTGATGCTGGACGGAGCACAGCCGTGCTATGTGGGCAGCGATGACAGGCCCATGCCCATGGCACAGTTGTATGACACCTTGGCCGACATGCTGAGCGCGCCTCAGCCACCCAGGACCGACACCCCGAGGATCGCGGCCGGCAGCAAGCGGCTGTGCAATGCGCGCCTGAAAGCCAGCGGCTTCGCGCTGCGCTGGCCCGACGCCATCGAAGGCTATCGGGCCCTGATCGAGGCAGGGGATGCGCGATAAGCCGCTGTCAATCTACAGGTCTTCGCGCTAAGCGGCCAACCGCTCCGGCCTAATCCCGCGCGCGCTGCTGCAGGATCTCCACGGCGGGCAATGTCCGGCCTTCCAGGAACTCCAGGAAAGCGCCGCCGCCGGTGGAGATATAGCCCACCTTGTCCTCGATGCCGTATTTGGCAATCGCCGCCAGCGTATCGCCGCCGCCCGCAATCGAAAAGCCGTCCGAATCGGCAATGGCCTGCGCCACCACCTTGGTGCCGTTGGCGAAGGCGTCGAATTCGAACACGCCGACCGGACCGTTCCAGACTATGGTGCCCGCCTGCTTCAGAATGCCGGCCAGCTGCTGCGCGGTATCGGGACCGATATCCAGGATCTGGTCGTCGCCGGCCACGTCGCCCGCCGCCTTCACCGTCGCGGCCGCGGTCGCGCTGAACTCCTTGGCGCAGACGACATCCGTCGGAATCGGCACAGCGGCGCCGCGCTTTTTCATCATCTCGATGACGGCGCCGGCCTGATCCACCTGGTCGGGCTCCGCCAGCGACTTGCCTATGGGCAGGCCGGCCGCCAGCATGAAGGTGTTGGCAATGCCGCCGCCCACCACCAGCTGGTCGACCTTGCCGGCCAGCGCCTGCAGGATGGACAGCTTGGTCGAGACCTTGGAGCCGCCC is a genomic window containing:
- a CDS encoding phosphoglycerate kinase, which encodes MSTIKTLSSLAASGGLSGKRVFIRSDLNVPLRDGEITEDTRIRASVPAIRMALDAGAAVMVTSHLGRPTEGTVAPADTLAPVARRLSELLGMPVELRGDWVDGVQVGPGQVVLLENCRCNVGEKKNDPELSRKMAALCDVYVNDAFGTAHRAEATTQGMARFAPVACAGPLLEAELDALGRALENPKRPLVAIVGGSKVSTKLSILQALAGKVDQLVVGGGIANTFMLAAGLPIGKSLAEPDQVDQAGAVIEMMKKRGAAVPIPTDVVCAKEFSATAAATVKAAGDVAGDDQILDIGPDTAQQLAGILKQAGTIVWNGPVGVFEFDAFANGTKVVAQAIADSDGFSIAGGGDTLAAIAKYGIEDKVGYISTGGGAFLEFLEGRTLPAVEILQQRARD
- a CDS encoding NAD-dependent epimerase/dehydratase family protein; the encoded protein is MNTEKRRILLAGGGDLCRRTGDILLAQGHDVWALRRHPPADDTAGLRWLAADLSQAATLAALPGGISHVLYAVAPGERSPQAYRSVFLDGAANLLAALNHEALRRFVFVSSSAVYGASEDWVDEDTPARPQGYNGEIVLEAENHLRRSLGRKAVTLRLSGLYGPGRTQLLDRLRQGRAAVIQDPPHWTNRMHIEDAARACAHLLMLDGAQPCYVGSDDRPMPMAQLYDTLADMLSAPQPPRTDTPRIAAGSKRLCNARLKASGFALRWPDAIEGYRALIEAGDAR